tctctgcctctggggctcagtctctgtcccccagcctctgctctcctgcagcccagaacactgggtggagctcttcatatacAGTCAGtaataacgtattgcccacatgtgtgcagtgagcaatccgaccaggggcaggtgagaatcctggccacaggagccttcaTTTTCTCTACAATAAGAAAAAGGGAAGCTTGCAGCATTGGGAGGTTTGTATTCCTCTCATAGCAGGGAGAAGGCCATTCTGGACATCTGCTTTCAGGTAAATGCACAGCTCTGTGGTTTCTGCGCAGGTTCTAGGCTCTCTCTAAGGTGGGTCACTGCAATTTCTTCTAGGAAGTCCAAGGATGTAAAAAAGAAATTGAGTGAAAGAGCGTTTTGTATTCATTCACCCTTTCTCCTTTAGTGGGTGATTACGGAAACCCCCAGCGGGCCAGATGGCTGGGGGGAGCTCTGTGTTGAAGGCACTATGATTACCAAGAAATGCACGTGTCCTCTGCAGAAAGTTCTCAGGAGAGCACCTCTTCACTGGATGATGCTCTCATAGTCCACAGGTGGATACTCAGGCAGCTCCACGCATCGAGGAGAACATTCTAGAATCAGCTACTTTCACTCTGAAGGGCAAAGGATAAGAGCTAATTCTGCATTCATCTTTCACTAATTAGAAAAACTTCTAAGTCTTAAGAGGTTCCTTCCTTGGCATTTGACTGACCAAGGCCCCAGTTTGAGTGGCTAGAAAAGATTTAAATTCATACTGGGCTgattaagaaatgcaaattaaattttcAGAATAGAATAGGCAATCCCTAACTGACTTGTTGGTCTTTTGGTTTATTGAACCAAATATACTGATAACAATCCTCAAGGCAATTCAAGTGTGACTCTCAGCTGCCACCACATGTGTGGCTTCTCAGTACTGAGAAGGACCTCAGAAACCTAAACAAGTTCAAGGTGAGGGATCTGAAAAAGCAAGGAGGTACCAGTATTTGTACAATAACGAAAAAAATCAGATGATTTTTGGcttgttacttatttatttgattaCTTTATGCTTACAAATAGCATCAATAAACTGATTAATTTAGGTTGCCATGGAACAAAAGTTTCTAGACATTGTAATACttaatatatatgcaaaataacTGAGAGCTTTACATCATGACCCTGCAAATGGTTGAAAGGATGAGTTTCTCACTTTCCTGCTGGTTAAGGAGGGTGAGAGAAAGGTGTACATAAAGTTGAAGGCAGTGCCCATCTTGTTCTATAATGTAAAATCtgttccatatttttcttttgcatgaATTCTACTGTGAAGAACAAAGgcataaatatttcaagaaaaattctCTGTCACTAGGTCATGAAGAGTATCTGTTATCACCCAAAATAACTGTCAGCAGTAATAGAAGTGTTCTATGTTTGCTCTGTCACTTTGCTAGCTACAAGCCACATGTGACTACTGAGCACTAGAAACATGGTTAgtgcaactgaggaactgaatttttattttattttaattaattcacttttttttaaaggatctcTGCCCTTTCACCTTTAATTTGTTCCCCTTTGctcagatttctttcatttttatttatttatttttattaaggtatcattgatatacaattttatgaagatttcacataagaaacattgtggtcactacatttacccatattatcaagtacccccccacgCACagcccaccacagtcactgtccatcagctagtaagatgccacagagtcattacttgtcttcttggtgttACACTATCTTCTCCATGACCCACCCCTTCACCAAGCGTACTGATCATAATGtttctcaatccccttctccctccctcccaacctacCTTTCGCCacccactcccctttggtaaccactagtcccttctgggagtctatgagtctgctgctgttttgttccttcagttttgcttcgttgttatactccacaaatgagggaaatcatttggtacttgtctttctctttctctgcctggcttatttcactgagcataataccctctagctccatccatgttgttgcaaatgtaagatttttttcttcttatggctgaataatattccattgtgaatatgtaccacatcatctttatccattcatctactgatggacacttaggttgcttccacatcttggctattgtaaatagtgcagcgataaacataggggtgcttatgtctttttgaaactgagatcctgcattcttagggtaaattcctaggagtggaattcctgggtcaaatggtatttctatttttagttttttgaggaaccttcatattgctttccacaatggttgaactaatttacattccaaccaacagtctaggagggttcccctttctctgcatccttgccagcatttgttgttcctagtcttttcgatgttggccatcctaactggtgtgaagtgatatctcattgtagttttaatttggatttccctgataattagagatgtggaggatcttttaatgtgcctgttggtcatctgaatttgttctttggagaagtgtctgttcatattctcttcctattttttaatcaggttatttcgtttttgggtattgaggtttgtgagttctttacatattttggatgttaaccacttatcaaataagtcatttacaaatatattttcccatactgtaggatgcctttttgttctgctgatggtttcctttgctatacagaagtttttagtttgatgtagtcccatttatttatttttgcttttgtttcccttgcccaaggaggtgtgttcagaaaaagttgctcatgtttatattcaagagatttttgcctatattttcttttaagagttttatggtttcatgacttacattcagatctttgatccatttagagtttacttttgtgtatggagttagacaatattccagtttcattctcttgcatgtagctgcccagttttgcctatgccagttgttgaagaggctgtcatttccccattgtatatccatggctcctttctcatgTATTAATTGGGCATAtatttgtgggtttatatctgggctctctattctgttccattgatctatcgatctgttcttgtgccagtaccaaattgtcttgattactgtggctttttagtagagcttgaagtcagatagcataattcccccagctttattcttccttctcaggattgctttggctacttggggtcttctgtggttccatatgaattttagaactatttgttctagtttgttgaggaatgctgttggtattttgatagtgattacattgaatctgtagattgctttaggcaggatggccattttgacaatattaattctcctatCCATGTGTATGGAGtgtatttattggtgtcttcgttaatttctctcatgagtgtcttgtcgttttcagggtatgggtctttcactttcttggttaggtttattcctaggtattttattctttttgatgcaattgtaaattgttttcctgatttctctttctgctggttcttcATTACTatagaggaatgcaacagatttctgtgtattaatttcatatcctgcaactttgctaaattcagttattctagtagttttggggtggattctttagtgtttttttttttaaatctgcatgtttatttccattagaaaaatattatctatataaAATTTTGGTCCACTTTCTCCTTTAATTCCCTTTACTACTCAAAGTTAAATACTTTAACTTTACTCAAGTAGAAGCAGAATCATATATCTGACATGAGAACTAAATATTTCACGTCATTCAATTAATAGGATTTAATGAATTAAATGTGTGCTTTATTATTTCTCAGCAATACTGACTCATCTTTCCTACATGTTATTTccgtttccatttatttatttgggaaTCTGTAATGCACATTTCTTTTCCCACATCCAGGAATATGAGTACACATAAGTATTAATTTATAACATCAGTAACTGGATTCATCATCTAATCGTCAATTCATGTTCAGTTCCCCTTAATATATGGTATTTCCAAAATAGCTTCAGGTACTTTAGTCAGTCTTACACTTTTCAACATCAATTGTAAAGATCAGATGTTAacttaaaaacattattaaaattccAGAAATAAGTATTATACTTATGTGTTATATAAATAACACTTATAGTGATGCTGTTGTGAGAGGTCCTTGGATGGCCACAGCTTCAATCTCCACACGGCCTCCTTTGGGCAAAGAAGCAACCTGGTAAGCAGCTCTCGCAGGAAAACTACTCTTGAAATAGTGTTTGTAGATTTCATTGACTGTATTGAAGTCATTTATGTCAGCCAGCAAAACAGTTGTTTTTACCACACTAGTGAAGTCACAGCCTGCAGCTTTCAGAATTTCACCCATGTTTGTAAGAGCTTGTTTAGCTTCTTCTGCCACCCCTCCAGGCACAAGCTGTCCATTTGAGGGGTCCATGCCTAGCTGTCCTGAAATGTAAATGGTCCTGTCGACTAATACAGCTTGACTGTAGGGACCAATAGCAGCTGGGGCTTTCGCAGTGCTGATCACCTTTCTGATCAGAGACGACATGGCAAACCCTTTTTTTCTACTGCCGCTCCTAGAAAAGAGCCCCGTACACTGACCGTGTTGGTGCCCACCCGACTAAACCAGCCtctctttagtgttttttatgtgcaatatgttgtctgcaaatagtgacagtttaactttttctttacagatctggatgccttttatttctttgtgttgtctgattgccatggctaggacctccagtactatgctgaatgaaagtgaggagagtgggcatccctgtcttcttcccaatcttgaaggaaaagctttcagcttctcgctgttcagtatgatgttggctttgggtttgtcatatatggcctttcttatgttgaggtacttgccctctatacctatttttttgatagtttttatcatgaatggatgttgaattttgttgaatgctttttcagcatctatggagatgatcatgatttttgccttctttttgttgatgtggtggatgatgttgatggattttcgaatgttgtaccatccttgcatccctggaataaatcctacttgataatgatggatgatgtttttgatgtatttttgaattcagtttgctaacattttgtcgagtatttttgcatctatgttcatcagggatattggtctgtaattttctttttttcgtggtgtctttgcctggttttggtattagagtgatgttggcctcatagaatgagtttggaatattccatcctcttctacatgtttttttttttttggaaaactttaagaaggatgggtattaggtcttcattaaacatttgataaaattcagtggtgaagccatctggtccagtaaTTTTGTTgctaggtagtttttttattatcagttcaattttgttgctggtaattggtctgttcagattttctgtttcttcatgggtcatccttgaaagattttattttccagctgaccatttcttctaggttattcaatttgtaagcatatcatttttcataatattatctaataattttttgtatttctgtggtatccatagtgatgtttcctttctcatttcttattctgtttatgtgagtagactctctttttttgttgatgagtctggctagggttgtatctattttgatcattttcttgaagaaccagctcttggtttcactgacttttttctattgttttattctttatttcctttatttcttctctgatctttattatgtccctccttttactgactttgggcctcattttttcttctttttatagtttcattaattgtgacttagactgttcatttgggattgttctttcctgaggtaggcctggattgcaatatgctaccctcttagcatggccttcactgcatcccacagattttttttgcagtgatgagttattgttttcatttgtctccatatattgcttgatctccatttttatttgatcattgatccattgattatttaggagcatgttgtgaagcctccatgtgtttgtgggcttttttgttttctttgcataatttattactagtttcatacctttgtggtctatgaagctggttggcacaatttcaatctttctgaatttactgaggctctttttgtggcctagtatatgatctattcttgaaaatgttccatgtgcacttgagaagtgcttttggtgtagagttctgtagatgtctgttaggtccatctgtcatagtgtgttgttcagtgcctctgtgtacttacttattttctgtctggttgatctgtcctttggagtgagtggtatgttgaagtctcctaaaatgaatgcattgcattctgtttccccctttaattctgttagtatttgtttcacataagtaggtgctcctatgttgggtgcatagatatttataatggttatatcctcttggactgacatctttatcattatataatatcctttttgtctcttgttactttctttgttttaaagtctactttATCTCATACAAGTACCTCAgtgcttgcttttttctccctattggttgcatgaaatgtctttttctgtccctttgcttttagtctgtgtatgtctttgggtttgaagtgagtctcttgtaggcagcatacagatgggtcttgcttgttatacattctgtaactctatgccttttgattggtacattcagcccatttacatttagggtgattagatagatatgtatttattgccattgcaggctttagataactggttaccaaaggttcaagggtagcttctttactatctaacagtctaatgtAACTCATTAgaatgctatttcaaacacaatctaaaggttcttttttcccctaccttctttttcttcctcctccactctatatattaggtgttgtattctgtgctctttgtgtatcccttgactgactttgtgagtagttgatttaattttgtaattgcttagtaattaattgatctacttcctttactatagtttttttcctctggtgacagctatttaaccttaggagtatttcaatctgtagcagtccctccaaaataaactgtagagatggtttgtgggaggcaacttccctcaacttttgcttatctggaaattctttaatccctgctttaaatttaaatgataatcttgctgagtaggCTATTCTTGGTTTGacatccttctgtttcattgcattaaatatatcataccactcccttctggcctgtaagttttctgctgagaaatctgacaACAGcttgttgggttttcctttgtatgtgatcttatttctctctctagctgcttttaatactccatccttgtccttgatctttgccattttaattactatttgtcttggtgttgtcttccttggtcccttgtgttgggagatctgtgcatttccatggcctgggggactatttccttccccaaattggggatgttttcaccagttatttcttcaaagacactttctatcctttttctctctcttcttcttctgataccccataatgcaaatattgttccattgggattggtcacacagttctcttaatattctttcattcttagaggtccttttttctctctgtgcctcagcttctttgtattcctcttctctaatttctatttcatttaccatctcctcgacctcatcaaatctgcttttaaatccctccattatatgtgtCATtttagatactatatttttcaaggtttctgtctctttcttgaattcctccctgaggccttgaatatttttctgtagctgcatgagcatttttatgatttttattttgaaatctttataaggaagattgattatttcaatttcacttagccctctttctggtgtttgtggaattttggtttgtaccaggctcttttgccatttcatatttgtatttgtattgaTTACTCtggaataataattttgtgtaagtggcgccctctagtgcccagaagctctactctctgaagcttcccagcacctggagtgatgctGTGGGACACAGgtgagcagcactggtgcctgtcaggaggaaagagctcattcctgcttcccagctgcagtgtctgcctccaatgccagggccagtggactgagcacacagAGAAAAACCTTTGCtttatgcccttgtagctgccataggcgaaaccaccctctggctggcctggtgcaatggcaggggcagcatgTTTGCAAACTGGTGCCGGCTGGGTGGAGGGATTGGCAGGTTGCATCTCACAGTGGGGCACCTCGGCACACATCactagccagggggatggagcgcctgaagctcctgagagttcctaaTCTGCTGGGCTAAGTGCACATGGATGATTTTGTccccctgtcctttctcctgagtagcaaactctgtgtaatccttgcccctttagcagccctcttgctgttgggaagtctttcaaagtacccacctttcttttgtcctggagaggctggttgtgggtacctgttttccagaagcggctggaatctcagtctctctctgaatattctgcctgtctcttttccaaccccactaatctccagagcaccgtgtaatgtgggcttgtgctcccggagcagatcttcagggctgggtgttcgGCAGTTCTGGGCTTCTACCCAActcactcagtttctcttcctcccactggtgagcttcggtgggaggagggcttgggtcctgccattTCAGGGCTTTGCTACTTCACCCTTTTCTATGAGGTACTCTTTACCCCAGATGTAGTCAGACTGTCACCAGCTTCTTTtgagttgctctttcaggattcattgtatttgctatattttcatatcatacatggttttgggaggaagtttttgtcttctcacgctgccatctttaagccaatcccaGGATGTGTCCCATCTGtcttctgcttttctgtttttgaggTGGTTTCTCCACTGTGCGAGTCAGTCTGTGAGCCAGGTGACTCATGGCTACTGGGGCTGCCTAGCTCCTCTGACCATCTAGCTCCGGCTCTGCACTAATTAGTTCACTTTTAAATataagtagccacatgtggctgttggctGTAATATTGGTTCTGACTTAGTGGTTTACAGATTCTGACATTTTGGACAGAattataggcaaaaatgtctcaAGGCTATTGATATCTTTCTATGCTAATGACTTTTAATTGAAGAAGTACATGTATGCGCAGTAAAATGAACTCAAAGTAACAAGAAAATATCTGTTTGAAAGGAAATACTTTCATGGAATCATGTATCCCTTGCTAGTGGATATGGAATAATGTCCTACTCTAGTCCCCTTTCTGAGATGCAACACTGGATAATAGCTTCTTATATATCTCTCCTGGAGTTGCCTGTGTATGTGTAAACATCTTGTTTGCACATTTCATTATGTAAGTGGGAACATACATTACCCACTATTTTCCCTACCCTACTTCTTTCACTTCAAAACATCCTGGAAATCTTGGTGTATGTACTCTAAAGGTGCCCtgtctttttaatggctgcatagtattctatGGTCTAGACAcatgattatttatttaactgGCCCCCAGTAGTGGACATTTTGATTTTTACTCCTAGCTGCTATTGCAAACATCACTTTAATGACCACACATCCATTTACATCTTTGCACTTGTGTGTGGTTGGTATTTTCCATGATAGCAAATTGCATTAGGGAGCTCTTGAAGATGACACCAGGTAAGAATCATCTAAGACTTAATAAGTTCTCTTCCTTGAGTTGCTTTCAGAAATAAACCAGAGTGAACACAGATTCCATTCAATGGGTATAATGTAATGCTGACTATAAGCCCATGAAAGAAGTGGTCACTCACTTATGAATTCCCATGCCCACAATCTTAGCCCACAGCAGGAGCTCAATAAATCCCTGTTAAATGAACAAGATGTCCTAGTTGTAGATTGTATTCTGAGGTCTCTTACCTACCTTGGAAAGCATCTGCTGAGGACTGAATGGGTGACCTTTGTCAAAGATAAAAGAGGCTATTAATAGCTGTGGcaatcaaatattttttacttgCTTTATACCCACTCCTGAAATAATACCCATTACTGTCCCTAGAGAAATAATGATGAGGGAATTAAAATACTGAGAGTTGTTTTTCAAAACTTCTCTTAAAATTTGGTGAATCACATGGAAATTGGTGTGGATAAAGCAATCACTGCCCAGTTCATGGACTAAGAGCTCTGCTCAGTTGGGACTTTCTGGGCTGAGAGGATCATGCCCTTGGCTGCAATCATGCATGCAATGGTTCTGCAGGGCACTATGCAGGACTATGGCATAGAAGTGGAATCTGACGTGTGGTTGATCTTGCACAAGATTTCCTAGTAGACTTTGAATTTGGCCTTCTCTCTTCTAGCTTTTTCTGCCCCAGATCTGCATGAACacccttttccctttcttctaaAACCATCCAGcatccctccctgtccccagaaCTGCTCAGCTCTGCAAGGGCTTGTGCCAGGTGAACCCTGGAAACAGGCTTCTTTTTCTCTGGTCACTTCCTCTGGCTTTTGGCTTCTGACCCTTCCCCTCTCCTGGCTCAGCCCTTTGATGCTTAGGGatttttagaatgagaaaagGGCCAATTCATTTGCTGCAGTGTGAAATGAAGTCTCCTGTCAGCCAGACTCCATGAGGATGTGGCTGAcaaggtgtaactctggggggaaaataagttcccacccaggggcaaattacctttggagccaaaatcagtcaaaggaagaaataaagtgggtgaaacctgtttattgcgaacaagcagttgtccacttatgctcacccatgtctctcaggacctggctgcaaaaagggaccccacccaatctctctggtccaTATATGCCCTCATtcccccttgtaattatctactgatatggagatggactactgctCGCCATCCCTTGGACACACCTATGGAGATTCACTAAGGctgggtgagagattctggaaatattgcaattttacccacacaaggAGAAGTAACAAATGATGTGGGAAGAGCAGGCCCTGAATAGGGCAGAGATAGAGGACAGGGGTTTGCACCGATCCCTAAAGGTGTGGTGGGGTTTCACCCAGGCCAGGCCAAAATGTCAGGAGAGAAGATTAGAGAGAGAATATTGATTTCCAGGGTCAGCACCTGAACTTGTTATGCATGCCCTTGTATTATGGTCAGTCTTTCTCactgactttattttattttattattgtctattaatttcattttagatgttcttatcaagaataaaaaggatcaaaataagtaaaaaatagaaCTCCTATTACATGGACAGTTCCCTTTAACATTTGCATTGTAACacttattttttacataaaaggGCTCATGTTACAAGTGCGGTTTTTTTCTAAATCAAACtcctttctttgtccttttagttatgttctcccttcttccttacCCTCTCTCCACCTTAGCCTAGTCAGGAAACAAACATTTGTGTTTGGTGTGCAACATTTTTCCACCTTTACGAGATTgcttacacatacatacacatttatacaGACAAAGATATAAGGTTTCTGATATGGTTTCTTTTGCAAAAATGGGATTTTTATGTACCCGTCTGCATTGTGATTTTCTCAATCAAATGTGATGGAAATGTCCTCACATCactggtttgctttttttttttactgtagtgTTGCAGTGTTTGCAGGTCCCCAAATTTATTCCACATCCCTCACTTATGGACACCagatgattttcttcctttttacttttttctttctgttatctcAGCAAAGGCTGCTGCAGTGGAGAGCATGGTACAAATAGCTTTAGCTGCTTTTTTCCTCACTGGGACagattcccaggagtggaattgctaaatTGAAGGGTAGGtgtattttttcctcttgttttctttaaatacatattGCCAGAATCTGTTACAAATAAAGAAAGCTTACAAAAGCATCACCTTGCTACCAGCTTCCCCTGAAAGGTCCCTTTCTCTCCTGATCCTGACAACATTAGGATTTCCACTTCTTTTAATTCCTTTTGATTTCCAGCTAAGAAGCAATTATCtaattgttatttaaatttacattttgttgCCTGTTAATGTTGTTGAACATCTCAGGTTTACTGGCTGTGTTGTTTCCTTCTGTGACGGGTCAGATCAGAATTCTGGGATCAAAATTCCTGTTTTTCCACTAGCCGGCTTGTCGTTTTTGTTACCAATTGGTAGGTGTTCAATCTTTGGTTGGTACTAGGCCTTCAGCTGCCCTGTGGGTAGTGAAGGTGCGCCGAACTCATCCCCCATTTGTCTTCCACTTTGTTTTGCTGTATTTTGCCATTCAAAAAATGCTTGTAGTTGACTGTCTTTTAATTTATAACTTCTGGGGTTTCTATCATGTTGACAAGTGTATTCCTGGCCCCTAGGTTATATATACTTTCTCCAGGATAGTCTACTCTCTGAATTGCTtggtttaattttctgtttttttttgtgtgtgtgtgtcattcaaatgatttttttcttgtttagtttctaaaataagcattttaaatatatctgaAATGAGGTAAGCATCCAATTTTATTTTGCTCCCAGTTTGTCTGACTTCTTTAAATCCATTAAAATTTGGTTCATGTAAATCAAAAGGAAACCTCCAGacaattttcttcagtttttcaccgccttctgctttctgtgtatcttttcctgtcttctccatgctgacACCCACCCTCTTCTGTTGCTTTTCCTTATTGCCTCAAGCAATAAGGAAACAACCTCACAAACCTCACATGAAACCTCACAAACACAACAACCAAGCACACAACAACACAAGTaattgt
The DNA window shown above is from Manis javanica isolate MJ-LG chromosome 3, MJ_LKY, whole genome shotgun sequence and carries:
- the LOC118971721 gene encoding 2-iminobutanoate/2-iminopropanoate deaminase, whose translation is MSSLIRKVISTAKAPAAIGPYSQAVLVDRTIYISGQLGMDPSNGQLVPGGVAEEAKQALTNMGEILKAAGCDFTSVVKTTVLLADINDFNTVNEIYKHYFKSSFPARAAYQVASLPKGGRVEIEAVAIQGPLTTASL